In Carnobacterium sp. CP1, the following are encoded in one genomic region:
- the flgB gene encoding flagellar basal body rod protein FlgB, producing MSDSTYNLIKQALDATELRQQMISSNIANVNTPEYKVNKVEFESILGKAFDGIGLTKTNDRHIGIGTPDEVLPVVTKRTNSMVKDNGNNVDIDMEMTDEAATSIQYNALVTQLNAKYSMLSSVITK from the coding sequence GTGAGCGATTCTACATACAATTTAATTAAACAGGCTTTGGATGCAACTGAATTAAGACAACAAATGATTTCCAGCAATATTGCGAATGTCAACACACCTGAGTATAAAGTCAATAAAGTAGAGTTTGAAAGCATTCTAGGTAAAGCTTTCGATGGGATAGGGTTGACAAAAACGAATGACCGGCACATAGGTATCGGAACGCCGGATGAAGTCTTGCCGGTTGTGACGAAAAGAACAAATTCAATGGTTAAAGACAATGGCAATAACGTAGATATCGATATGGAGATGACGGATGAAGCTGCGACATCTATTCAATACAATGCGTTAGTCACACAGTTGAATGCGAAATATTCAATGTTGTCTAGCGTGATCACAAAATAA